One window of Populus nigra chromosome 5, ddPopNigr1.1, whole genome shotgun sequence genomic DNA carries:
- the LOC133694115 gene encoding uncharacterized protein LOC133694115 codes for MAMTWRQIFTNTKRAFSMPPQRAISTPGLSRFFSKSSSPYLVKVGIPEFLNGIGKGVEAHVTKLESEIGDFHKLLVTRTLKLKKLGIPCQQRKLILKYAHKYRVGLWRPRAQPVKAS; via the exons ATGGCAATGACATGGAGGCAAATATTCACAAACACTAAAAGGGCTTTTTCAATGCCACCACAACGAGCGATTTCTACACCTGGGCTCTCTAGATTCTTCTCCAAATCCTCCTCTCCTTACCTCG TGAAAGTTGGAATTCCAGAGTTTCTAAATGGAATAGGGAAAGGAGTTGAAGCCCATGTGACCAAGCTTGAATCTGAAATTGGTGACTTTCACAAACTTCTTGTTACTCGGACTTTGAAGCTCAAAAAACTAGGCATCCCTTGTCAACAA AGGAAGCTGATATTGAAATATGCTCACAAGTATAGGGTGGGACTGTGGAGGCCTAGAGCTCAACCTGTGAAAGCCAGTTAG
- the LOC133693736 gene encoding transcription factor bHLH149-like, with the protein MASNQLNCDMSSQQEQNQRRKKRRKLTHETTESHIQNDSKNQLTVRWRTEAERRIYSSKLLEALRRSSRTPSHPGKRTREVRETANRVLAVAARGRTQWSRAILTKRARLLRVRKVKKQKLNGDLRLQEREKRRKLPAVEKKVKVLSRLVPGCRKVSFVNLLEEASDYIAALEMQIKVMTTLSEILAAAGGEVGGGAGVDGGLSS; encoded by the coding sequence atggcaaGCAACCAATTAAATTGCGACATGTCATCCCAACAAGAACAAAACCAGCGAAGAAAGAAACGGAGAAAATTGACTCATGAAACGACAGAGAGTCACATTCAAAATGACAGCAAAAACCAGCTAACAGTGAGGTGGCGAACTGAAGCAGAGCGGCGGATCTATTCGTCGAAGCTTCTTGAAGCTCTCCGTCGGTCAAGCAGGACACCTTCTCATCCTGGGAAGAGGACTCGAGAAGTCCGAGAAACCGCTAACAGAGTCCTCGCGGTGGCTGCTAGAGGAAGAACTCAGTGGAGCCGCGCGATTCTCACGAAACGCGCGCGGTTGTTGAGAGTGAGGAAGGTGAAGAAACAGAAATTAAACGGTGATCTTCGGTTacaggagagagagaagaggaggaagttACCGGCGGTGGAGAAGAAAGTGAAGGTTTTGAGCCGGCTAGTTCCTGGTTGCCGGAAAGTTTCGTTTGTGAATCTTTTAGAGGAAGCGAGTGATTATATTGCGGCTTTGGAGATGCAAATTAAGGTCATGACCACTCTAAGTGAAATTCTCGCCGCCGCTGGCGGAGAAGTAGGCGGTGGCGCGGGAGTTGATGGCGGCTTGTCAAGTTGA